In Pyricularia oryzae 70-15 chromosome 2, whole genome shotgun sequence, one genomic interval encodes:
- a CDS encoding DNA polymerase gamma — MLKPLRGCIANGNSTAFVRLARHRCRTHLRPGRWQSSVAVTAGDAVASSKGLSRPSGARFNEIGVQHLSDHVFKQVFPLGPDPPPKHLVKLAEDHLARHDLLGRTTDTSEPISFDLPPLHGKTLDEHFHKLGIDAAEPYLTRAKQFARASTPPKPRKWVRQSGWTKYYPDGKTEAVDAPDETSLTFDTEVLWKESPFAIMACAVGPNAWYAWLSPWLLGESESDRHLIPLGDPSKDRIIVGHNIGYDRARILEEYSLTQTRNAFLDTMSLHVAVNGMCSRQRPTWMKHKKNRELRDKIAQETDSIELAGLLNSNSLGQEEEELWVERSSVNSLRDVAKFHLNVSIDKAIRDDFSVLDRDGIMAKLEELLDYCAADVAVTHRVYSIVFPNFLEVCPHPVSFAALRHLSSVILPVNESWDSYIANAEATYQKLSEAVQERLIALTEKALEIKDDQDKWSADPWLSQLDWSGQEIKMVKGKKKGDPPRPAARQKKPGMPQWYKDLFVKNDSPIGITVRTRIAPLLLRLAWDGHPLVWSDKYGWTFRAERNDREKYINRQMIECDMSDETNEKLRTDGGIYFKLPHKDGPLARCANPMAKGYLGYFESGLLSSEYSYAKEALEMNASCSYWISARDRIMSQLVVYENEVSAPTASASTKKSRNTKRTPQSETKSGFILPQIIPMGTITRRAVENTWLTASNAKKNRVGSELKAMVKAPPGYCFVGADVDSEELWIASVVGDATFKLHGGNAIGFMTLEGTKAAGTDLHSRTASILGITRNDAKVFNYGRIYGAGLKFAGQLLRQFNPNLSEQETVETASKLYAATKGAKTNRKALYKRPFWRGGTESFVFNKLEEFAEQERPRTPVLGAGITEALMSRFMSKGGYLTSRINWAIQSSGVDYLHLLIVSMDYLMRRFNIDARLAITVHDEIRYLVKDHDKYRAAMALQVANLWTRAMFAEQVGIRDLPQSAAYFSAVDIDHVLRKEVDMDCITPSHSTPIPHGESLDIKTLLEKGDAAFLDPAIVPRAHAPNFDGIEYTPRKSVMETLRETDPSTADLSFIKAQITADDAELKEILAQKRSESVPPKKPKAKQAMVPYHSHAQLMEEPLSVTDALGARFGTGPSFAAKGKWGWERFNGPRAGGPSRAPTRLG, encoded by the exons ATGCTTAAACCACTTCGTGGCTGCATCGCAAATGGAAACTCGACTGCTTTCGTGCGACTTGCGCGCCACAGGTGTCGAACCCACCTCAGGCCTGGGCGATGGCAGTCATCTGTTGCAGTCACTGCAGGCGACGCTGTTGCTTCAAGTAAAGGGCTTTCCC GACCATCGGGGGCACGATTCAACGAAATTGGAGTTCAGCATCTCAGCGATCACGTCTTCAAGCAGGTCTTTCCCCTAGGCCCTGATCCGCCTCCAAAGCACCTTGTGAAACTCGCAGAAGACCACCTCGCTCGTCATGATTTGCTGGGAAGGACCACCGATACTAGCGAACCCATATCCTTCGATCTTCCCCCGCTGCATGGGAAAACACTCGATGAGCATTTCCACAAGCTCGGAATAGATGCGGCTGAGCCTTACTTGACCCGCGCCAAACAGTTTGCCCGCGCAAGCACCCCGCCGAAACCTCGAAAATGGGTGCGCCAGAGTGGATGGACAAAGTACTATCCCGATGGCAAGACTGAGGCGGTTGATGCGCCGGACGAGACCTCCCTCACTTTCGATACCGAGGTTCTATGGAAGGAGAGTCCGTTTGCCATTATGGCATGTGCTGTTGGTCCCAATGCATGGTACGCATGGCTGTCGCCTTGGCTACTGGGCGAATCCGAAAGCGACCGTCATCTTATCCCCCTGGGCGACCCGTCGAAAGACAGAATCATTGTGGGCCACAACATCGGCTACGATCGGGCAAGGATACTTGAGGAGTACAGTCTCACTCAAACCCGCAATGCCTTCCTGGATACCATGTCTCTGCACGTAGCAGTTAACGGAATGTGCTCCCGCCAAAGGCCAACTTGGATGAAGCACAAGAAGAACAGGGAGCTGCGGGATAAAATCGCCCAGGAGACCGACAGCATAGAGCTCGCTGGACTGCTCAACAGCAATTCTCTAGggcaggaagaagaagagcttTGGGTGGAAAGGAGCTCGGTAAATTCTCTTAGGGACGTCGCCAAGTTTCACCTCAACGTATCCATCGACAAGGCTATCAGGGACGATTTCAGTGTGCTGGACAGGGATGGAATTATGGCCAAGCTCGAGGAATTGCTAGACTATTGTGCGGCCGACGTTGCCGTGACGCACCGTGTCTATTCGATAGTCTTTCCAAATTTCCTCGAAGTGTGCCCCCATCCCGTCAGTTTCGCGGCGCTGCGACACCTCTCTTCGGTTATTCTTCCGGTCAACGAGAGTTGGGACTCTTACATTGCCAACGCGGAGGCGACGTATCAAAAGCTTTCGGAAGCGGTGCAGGAGAGGCTGATCGCTTTGACGGAGAAGGCGCTTGAAATCAAGGACGACCAAGATAAGTGGAGTGCCGACCCCTGGCTGAGCCAACTGGATTGGTCTGGACAGGAAATCAAAATGGTCAAGGGAAAGAAGAAGGGAGATCCTCCAAGGCCTGCTGCCCGGCAGAAAAAGCCTGGCATGCCCCAGTGGTATAAAGATCTGTTCGTCAAAAACGACTCACCAATCGGAATTACTGTCAGGACGAGGATCGCGCCGCTTCTATTACGTCTGGCCTGGGACGGACATCCTCTAGTGTGGTCTGACAAATACGGCTGGACATTCAGAGCGGAGAGGAACGACAGGGAAAAGTACATCAACAGGCAAATGATTGAGTGCGACATGAGCGATGAGACGAACGAAAAGCTCCGGACAGATGGCGGAATTTACTTCAAGTTGCCGCACAAGGATGGCCCTCTAGCTCGATGTGCCAATCCCATGGCCAAGGGGTACCTAGGTTACTTCGAGAGTGGTCTGCTCTCGTCCGAGTATTCGTACGCCAAAGAGGCCCTCGAGATGAACGCATCTTGTTCGTACTGGATCAGTGCCCGAGATCGCATCATGTCTCAACTCGTCGTGTATGAGAACGAGGTCTCGGCTCCTACAGCTTCTGCCAGCACCAAAAAGAGTAGGAATACAAAGCGCACGCCCCAATCAGAGACCAAGTCGGGATTTATTCTCCCACAGATCATACCCATGGGGACGATTACTCGGAGGGCGGTAGAGAATACTTGGCTCACCGCTAGCAACGCCAAGAAGAACCGGGTCGGTTCAGAGCTCAAGGCAATGGTGAAGGCACCTCCAGGGTATTGCTTTGTTGGTGCCGATGTGGACTCGGAGGAGTTGTGGATTGCCAGTGTGGTTGGCGATGCCACTTTCAAGCTCCATGGAGGCAACGCAATAGGGTTCATGACACTGGAAGGAACAAAAGCGGCCGGTACGGATCTGCACTCGAGGACAGCCAGTATCTTGGGGATAACAAGGAACGACGCCAAGGTGTTCAACTATGGCCGCATCTACGGAGCTGGGTTGAAGTTCGCAGGGCAGCTGCTCAGGCAATTCAACCCTAATCTTTCAGAGCAGGAAACCGTGGAGACTGCCTCGAAGCTGTACGCGGCCACCAAGGGCGCAAAGACAAACAGGAAAGCTCTGTACAAGAGACCATTCTGGCGAGGCGGCACAGAGTCGTTTGTCTTCAACAAGCTGGAAGAGTTTGCCGAGCAGGAGAGGCCACGAACACCTGTCCTAGGAGCTGGCATCACAGAAGCCTTGATGAGCCGGTTCATGTCCAAGGGCGGGTACCTGACTTCTCGTATCAACTGGGCGATTCAGTCATCTGGTGTTGACTACTTGCACCTTCTTATTGTTTCCATGGACTACCTCATGAGAAGGTTCAACATCGATGCGAGGCTTGCCATAACAGTGCATGACGAGATTCGCTACTTGGTCAAGGATCATGACAAGTATCGCGCGGCGATGGCCCTACAGGTTGCCAACCTCTGGACGCGAGCCATGTTTGCCGAGCAAGTTGGGATTCGCGATTTGCCTCAATCAGCAGCGTACTTTTCTGCCGTTGACATTGACCACGTCTTGCGCAAGGAGGTCGATATGGACTGCATTACACCCAGCCACTCCACCCCCATCCCCCACGGCGAGAGCCTCGACATCAAGACGCTACTGGAGAAGGGTGACGCGGCCTTCCTAGACCCGGCCATAGTCCCGAGGGCACACGCGCCCAACTTTGACGGTATTGAATACACGCCGCGGAAGTCCGTCATGGAAACCCTGCGTGAGACCGATCCAAGCACGGCAGACCTATCGTTCATCAAGGCTCAGATCACGGCGGACGACGCGGAGTTGAAGGAGATTCTCGCACAGAAGCGGTCGGAATCCGTCCCGCCAAAGAAGCCCAAGGCAAAACAGGCCATGGTGCCGTATCACTCGCACGCGCAGCTGATGGAGGAGCCGTTATCCGTGACGGACGCGCTTGGTGCGAGGTTCGGCACTGGTCCATCGTTTGCGGCCAAGGGGAAGTGGGGCTGGGAGAGGTTCAACGGCCCGAGGGCTGGAGGGCCTAGCCGAGCGCCCACGCGCCTCGGCTGA
- a CDS encoding crystal protein, translating to MGYISSWIAVAVISSLALVSAAAPSPINLQSDLTILVENDLEGATSKSPASGIIVLGGQNHTLIEADRACKALGEQLWSPAPNRATTEVVKRQIDYLVLRGSFTNSTRFWVAPQKGDNGTVDGPHTIDTQGLMQPLENPNEEFPAVCTQSAPFSTLSTGDTSETWRVAVKANDDTLVGYRDRASFRFLGVRYAPQPGRFRYSTGYRGSGGNYSVLKIAPACVQLDGSGSEDCLFLNIFTPYLPRDGASTAKSNLRPVMFWIHGGAFTSASGGDSFSDGGNFASRNDAVVVSINYRLGTLGFMAIDDGETNGNFGLADQVNALDWVIANIRNFGGDPSRITIYGQSAGAASVRALLASPKAAGKFAGAIPMSGLGGLNYGTPYAKYFTIEEMMKTVGNEILTLTGCDMAMSRVDCLRKVPLSELLTITPARYLVVDGTYLTTDQLELKSGPPLPVHLMMGSVRDDGAPFISYPKTTNQTEYLAKIGFKPPSPSLFPVPTTTNNTTLNLYTMASRLATDAMFRCIDQATVHEGLRSGRLGTGRAFYYEFDRTYQTAGWPRLDVCEPPRTAAKPNGDPSLPYMRCHSGELNYVFGNVVREDRPARDDADFPFQRLVVDMFGAFARAYDPNPDECFLATRGYAETLSEVRRSGPWVPATKDGMTLRELDWPSRQGPFRELSQCESLGLGLGYYE from the exons ATGGGCTATATATCATCATGGATAGCGGTAGCCGTTATCTCATCACTCGCCCTGGTCTCTGCTGCGGCGCCGTCTCCCATTAACCTTCAGTCTGACCTTACAATCCTGGTCGAGAACGATCTTGAGG GCGCTACTAGCAAATCGCCCGCATCAGGCATCATTGTACTCGGTGGACAGAACCACACGTTAATAGAAGCAGACCGCGCCTGTAAAGCACTGGGCGAGCAGCTGTGGTCTCCAGCGCCGAACAGAGCTACGACGGAAGTTGTCAAGCGGCAGATAGACTACCTGGTGCTTCGAGGATCCTTCACAAACTCCACAAGGTTCTGGGTTGCCCCTCAAAAGGGAGACAATGGCACCGTCGATGGCCCGCACACAATTGACACTCAAGGGCTTATGCAGCCCTTGGAGAACCCCAACGAAGAGTTCCCCGCTGTGTGCACGCAGTCAGCACCTTTCTCTACCTTGTCGACGGGAGACACGAGCGAGACGTGGCGAGTTGCTGTCAAGGCCAACGATGACACCCTGGTCGGCTATCGCGACCGTGCCAGTTTTCGCTTCTTGGGAGTTCGATATGCACCGCAGCCCGGACGCTTTAGATACTCGACCGGCTATCGGGGCTCTGGCGGTAACTACTCCGTCCTGAAAATCGCCCCGGCATGCGTCCAATTGGACGGCTCGGGCTCCGAGGACTGTCTGTTTCTCAACATATTTACTCCGTATCTGCCACGGGATGGCGCCTCCACAGCCAAGAGCAACCTCAGGCCGGTCATGTTTTGGATCCACGGAGGAGCATTCACTTCGGCGAGCGGTGGCGACTCCTTTTCCGACGGCGGCAATTTTGCCTCCCGCAACGACGCCGTTGTGGTTTCCATCAATTACCGTCTAGGCACCCTCGGCTTCATGGCcatcgacgacggcgagacCAACGGCAACTTTGGACTGGCGGACCAGGTCAACGCTCTGGACTGGGTGATTGCCAACATCCGCAACTTTGGCGGCGATCCCAGCCGGATCACCATCTACGGCCAAAGCGCAGGGGCGGCTTCAGTGCGCGCCCTGCTGGCCTCCCCCAAGGCTGCCGGCAAGTTCGCGGGTGCGATACCCATGAGTGGGCTCGGCGGGCTCAACTACGGCACCCCGTATGCAAAGTACTTCACCATCGAGGAGATGATGAAGACGGTCGGGAATGAAATCCTGACCCTAACCGGCTGCGACATGGCCATGTCCCGAGTCGACTGCCTCCGCAAAGTGCCCCTATCCGAGCTCCTCACCATCACTCCAGCGCGATACCTCGTCGTCGACGGCACCTACCTCACGACCGACCAGCTAGAGCTCAAATCAGGCCCACCCCTCCCCGTTCACTTGATGATGGGCTCCGTCCGCGATGACGGCGCTCCATTCATCTCGTACCCTAAAACAACCAACCAGACCGAATACCTAGCCAAGATCGGCTTCAAACCCCCCTCGCCAAGCCTCTTCCCCGTCCcgaccaccaccaacaacacAACCCTGAACCTCTACACCATGGCCTCCCGCCTTGCCACCGACGCCATGTTCCGCTGCATCGACCAGGCGACCGTGCACGAGGGCCTGCGCAGCGGCCGCCTGGGGACTGGCCGCGCCTTCTACTACGAGTTTGACCGCACCTACCAGAcggccggctggccgcggctgGACGTGTGCGAGCCGCCGCGCACCGCTGCCAAGCCCAACGGCGACCCGTCCCTGCCGTACATGCGCTGCCACTCGGGCGAGCTCAACTACGTGTTTGGCAACGTGGTGCGCGAGGACAGGCCCGCGCGCGACGACGCCGACTTCCCGTTTCAGCGCCTCGTCGTCGACATGTTTGGCGCCTTTGCGCGCGCCTACGACCCGAATCCGGACGAGTGCTTCTTGGCGACTAGGGGGTACGCCGAGACGCTGAGCGAGGTCCGAAGGTCCGGCCCCTGGGTACCTgcgaccaaggatggcatGACGCTCAGAGAGTTGGATTGGCCGTCGCGGCAGGGGCCGTTCAGGGAGCTGTCGCAGTGTGAATCGCTGGGGTTGGGGCTGGGTTATTATGAGTAA
- a CDS encoding ATP-binding cassette sub-family G member 2, giving the protein MSAHHGYSEPARQSDHRSEFHSQHASDLGKDGADVESSSASGAHLLNTTVKSISWTNITVKVTDRDTKQPRLILDNVEGIVNAGELVALMGPSGCGKTTLLNMLASRPTGAGSTDGVVLVNGTEPSRAAFRQMSCFVEQEDALIGSLNVRETLMFASRLSTSSGSLSSKERTRRVDGLLAAFGLSDQASTLIGTPIRKGISGGQKRRVGVASQLITSPKILFLDEPTSGLDSAASREVMSYLKSVAKRNNLIVIASIHQPSTSTFMLFDKLCLLSQGKQHYFGPVTEVVPYYESIGLDVPVHSNPAEWLLELINVDFAEDRANAQTLLGRLQEAWTSSSRCQQLRAGLRQVESFGSTGAETLVGSGGHSERKPGQLSLVLTLLHRSFVKSHRDVVAYGIRMAMYTGLAIMMGTVWLRLEPEQSSIQPFINAIFFGSAFMSFMAVAYVPSFIEDRLQYVKEHHNGLYGATALMISNFLIGIPYLFLIAISFSAISYWLNNFQPTAHAFFVWVMWVFLDLLAAESLVVLFTSLFPSFVISLALVAFANGLWMSVNGFMVQPTILNVFYKYVFHYWDYQKYVFEGMMINEFADRSYGCGDSCQCMYVTELADQCKIAGEGVLRQYGYSTGHTGHDVGIMVAIIAGYRIAGWIALKLRT; this is encoded by the exons ATGAGTGCCCATCACGGTTATTCAgagccggcgcggcagtctgATCACCGGTCCGAGTTTCACTCTCAACACGCTTCGGACCTTGGCAAGGATGGAGCAGATGTCGAGTCTTCGTCGGCCTCGGGGGCACATCTCCTCAACACTACCGTCAAGTCGATCTCTTGGACGAACATCACCGTCAAAGTGACCGATAGGGATACGAAGCAGCCACGGCTCATTCTTGACAACGTCGAGGGCATTGTCAACGCAG GTGAACTCGTTGCCCTCATGGGCCCGTCGGGCTGCGGCAAGACGACCCTCCTAAACATGCTGGCCTCGCGTCCTACCGGAGCCGGATCCACCGACGGAGTCGTCCTCGTAAACGGCACAGAGCCCTCCCGCGCCGCCTTTCGACAGATGAGCTGCTTCGTGGAGCAGGAGGATGCGCTGATCGGGTCTCTGAACGTCCGGGAGACTCTGATGTTTGCCTCGCGCCTGTCAACCAGCAGCGGCTCGCTCTCGAGCAAGGAGAGAACCAGGCGCGTCGATGGGTTGCTTGCTGCCTTTGGCCTgtccgaccaggcctccacgtTGATCGGCACTCCCATCCGCAAGGGTATAAGTGGTGGCCAGAAGCGCCGTGTCGGTGTGGCCAGCCAGCTCATCACCAGCCCAAAGATCCTCTTTCTCGACGAACCCACCAGCGGGCTTGATTCGGCCGCCAGCAGAGAGGTCATGAGCTACTTGAAGAGCGTGGCCAAGCGTAACAAT TTGATTGTGATCGCCAGTATACACCAGCCGTCCACCTCCACCTTTATGCTCTTTGACAAACTCTGTCTCCTGTCCCAGGGCAAGCAGCACTACTTTGGCCCCGTCACCGAGGTCGTCCCTTACTACGAGTCGATAGGCCTCGACGTTCCCGTGCACTCCAACCCGGCCGAGTGGCTCCTCGAGCTGATCAACGTCGACTTTGCAGAGGACAGAGCGAACGCGCAGACACTGCTGGGCAGGCTACAAGAGGCGTGGACCAGCTCGTCGCGTTGCCAGCAGCTGCGCGCTGGCCTGCGTCAGGTCGAATCGTTTGGATCGACAGGCGCAGAGACCCTAGTTGGCTCGGGCGGTCATTCTGAGAGGAAGCCAGGACAGCTCAGCCTGGTCCTGACGCTTCTCCATCGCTCCTTTGTCAAAAGCCACCGTGACGTGGTTGCCTATGGGATCAGGATGGCCATGTATACTGGTCTAGCCATCATGATGGGTACGGTTTGGCTTCGGCTTGAGCCTGAACAGAGCTCGATCCAGCCGTTTATCAACGCAATTT TCTTTGGCTCGGCTTTCATGTCCTTCATGGCGGTTGCCTATGTTCCCTCGTTCATCGAAGATCGGCTGCAGTACGTCAAGGAGCACCACAACGGTCTATATGGTGCAACGGCCCTCATGATATCCAACTTCCTCATTGGTATCCCATATTTAT TCCTCATCGCCATCTCCTTCTCTGCCATCTCGTACTGGCTCAACAACTTCCAGCCGACCGCACATGCCTTCTTCGTATGGGTCATGTGGGTCTTTCTCGACCTTTTGGCCGCCGAGAGCCTGGTGGTCTTGTTCACTTCGCTGTTCCCCAGCTTCGTCATCTCCCTGGCTCTCGTGGCATTCGCCAACGGGCTGTGGATGTCGGTGAACGGTTTCATGG TTCAACCAACCATCTTGAACGTCTTTTACAAATACGTTTTTCATTATTGGGACTACCAAAAGTACGTCTTTGAAGGCATGATGATCAACGAGTTCGCCGACCGCTCCTACGGGTGCGGGGATTCCTGCCAGTGCATGTACGTCACGGAGCTTGCCGACCAGTGCAAGATTGCCGGCGAGGGAGTGTTGAGGCAGTATGGCTACAGCACAGGCCACACGGGCCACGACGTTGGTATCATGGTGGCCATAATTGCAGGATATCGGATAGCGGGCTGGATCGCGCTCAAGTTGAGGACCTGA